Proteins encoded by one window of Halichondria panicea chromosome 8, odHalPani1.1, whole genome shotgun sequence:
- the LOC135339435 gene encoding large ribosomal subunit protein uL23-like yields the protein MSSTKQQKTGSSTTAKKDALKAKKAVLKGKHTTLKRKIRTSVRFYRPKTQKKSRQPMYPRRSAPRRARMDHYAIIKHPLTTESAMKKIEDNNTLVFLVNLRANKPQIKQAVKKLYDIDVLKVNTLIRPDGQKKAYVRLAPDYDALDVANKIGII from the exons ATGAGTTCTACTAAGCAGCAGAAGACAGGCT CGTCGACAACGGCCAAGAAAGATGCTTTGAAAGCTAAGAAGGCTGTCCTGAAGGGCAAGCACACTACCCTCAAGAGGAAGATACGCACTTCCGTGCGCTTCTATCGGCCCAAGACTCAAAAGAAGTCAAGACAGCCCATGTACCCACGTCGCTCTGCCCCCAGACGTGCACGAATGGACCATTATGCCATTATTAAACACCCCCTCACGACGGAGTCAGCTATGAAGAAGATAGAAGACAACAATACTCTTGTATTCCTTGTCAACCTTCGTGCCAATAAACCACAGATAAAGCAGGCTGTCAAGAAACTGTATGACATAGATGTGTTAAAGGTGAATACTCTCATCAG GCCTGATGGACAAAAGAAAGCGTATGTTCGTCTAGCTCCAGACTATGATGCTCTTGATGTAGCCAACAAg ATCGGCATCATTTGA
- the LOC135339434 gene encoding uncharacterized protein LOC135339434 — protein MSGYTLLGVTPRLEALVREALTSSEESLRAELSLWSQSDRETISFELVQRAHKQSGCREYLHEVLMGSVVCLPEYHPPARSRKLEDRLKILQAQAQEKEYRQMVKNVDTQGSRNDVLAFGLEMSSLNRQLWTVINFVLTVVCSFVFGYFAAYFADMSTTTCVFVGLLIGGVVFLADLYFLLRSPGVSEPYQHQNRNK, from the exons ATGTCTGGCTACACGCTACTAGGAGTCACTCCAAGATTAGAGGCGCTCGTCAGAGAGGCACTGACAAGTAGTGAGGAGAGTCTCAGAGCAGAGCTGTCCCTCTGGTCCCAGTCTGACAGGGAAACCATATCATTCGAGTTGGTCCAGAGAGCTCACAAGCAGAGTGGCTGTAG GGAGTATTTGCATGAAGTGTTGATGGGCAGTGTTGTGTGTCTACCAGAGTACCACCCACCAGCAAGA AGTCGAAAGCTGGAGGACAGACTGAAGATACTGCAAGCACAAGCACAAGAAAAAGAGTATCGACAGATGGTCAAGAATGTCGATACCCAG GGCTCTCGTAATGATGTGTTAGCATTTGGATTGGAAA tgtcCAGCCTCAACAGACAGTTGTGGACTGTCATCAACTTTGTCTTAACTGTCGTCTGTTCTTTTGTGTTTGGCTACTTTGCTGCCTACTTTGCAGACATGAGCACAACAACA tgtgtgtttgtgggtctACTCATTGGAGGAGTTGTCTTCTTGGCTGACCTCTACTTCCTACTAAGAAGTCCTGGAGTCAGTGAACCATATCAACACCAGAATAGAAATAAGTAA
- the LOC135339416 gene encoding hydroxyproline dehydrogenase-like isoform X1 gives MRRAMRGLRWRSVERSHPTVDFSDTKKAYCLKSFSELLRHYLLYKMFGFKSLVRHSNKLLVWGETVLGRRLFEWTMHKTVYGQFVGGASLTTLRPCVDSLSKSGVHSILDYAVEEDVPDTVVMETRSLAAGQYQPVSRDTTMEASARTYMFVDETHCDDNKRNFLSCIRTAAEVTEHGRPFAAIKLTGLGRVEFLLRLSQAVRGVEGVFRRLAGTHNVLCGQISVSSLQKGLRELGVSLSDCEVELLFEELDSDRSGAISYHEWLNRFQPSRSLHRLLRGSEELQAVLCVLNEEEVDQMKRMVDRARELAETAGECGVGLMVDAEQTYFQPAIRHIVVNILMPSYNVGAETVVYNTQQCYLKDAERSLLCDLALSDLSGFSYGVKLVRGAYLSQERSKAAMEGYPDPIWPDKAATDTCYNSLLRLCIQRAGQGTAHIMVASHNKRSIQHALTCMSEVGLNPFTRQVVFGQLLGMCDHLTLPLGQAGYQAYKYVPYGPVMEVLPYLVRRAHENSSLMNSVSAAEEQALVRTELLRRMNPFE, from the exons ATGAGGAGAGCAATGAGGGGGCTGAGATGGAGGTCTGTAGAGAGGTCTCATCCAACAGTGGACTTCTCAGACACCAAGAAAGCATATTGTCTCAAGAGCTTCTCTGAATTGTTAAGACACTATTTACTCTACAAAATGTTTGGATTTAAGAGCCTTGTCCGGCACAGTAACAAG ttgctgGTGTGGGGTGAGACAGTGTTGGGGCGCAGGCTGTTTGAATGGACCATGCATAAGACAGTGTATGGGCAGTTTGTGGGAGGAGCCTCTCTTACCACCCTGAGACCTTGTGTGGATAGCCTCTCTAAATCTGGAGTTCATTCTATTCTAGACTATGCTGTTGAGGAGGATGTACCTGACACTGTCGTCATGGAAACCCGCTCATTGGCTGCTGGTCAGTATCAGCCAGTCAGTAGAGATACTACAATGGAGGCAAGTGCGCGTACATACATGTTTGTGGATGAGACACATTGTGATGATAACAAGAGGAACTTTCTGAGCTGTATAAGGACCGCAGCAGAGGTGACAGAACATGGGCGACCATTTGCTGCCATCAAGCTCACTGGTCTTGGACGTGTAGAGTTTCTG TTGCGTTTGAGTCAAGCTGTTCGAGGTGTTGAGGGAGTGTTTAGGAGATTGGCTGGTACACACAATGTCCTGTGTGGTCAGATAAGTGTCAGCTCATTACAGAAGGGACTAAGAGAGTTGGGA GTATCTCTGTCTGACTGTGAAGTGGAGCTCTTGTTTGAGGAACTAGACAGTGATCGTTCTGG GGCCATCTCGTACCATGAGTGGCTGAATCGGTTTCAGCCATCGCGATCGTTACATCGCCTCCTGAGAGGTAGTGAG gagttaCAGGCTGTGCTGTGCGTGCTGAATGAAGAGGAGGTGGACCAGATGAAGCGTATGGTGGATAGGGCCAGAGAACTAGCAGAGACTGCTGGAGAATGTGGGGTAGGACTAATGGTGGATGCAGAGCAGACATACTTTCAACCTGCTATTAGACACATTGTGGTCAATATCCTAATGCCCAGTTACAATGTTGGGGCTGAGACAGTGGTCTACAATACTCAGCAGTGTTATCTCAAG GATGCTGAGAGGAGTCTCCTGTGTGATCTTGCCCTCTCTGACTTGTCTGGTTTCTCTTATGGTGTCAAATTGGTTCGTGGAGCATACTTATCTCAAGAGCGGAGCAAAGCAGCAATGGAGGGCTATCCTGATCCCATCTGGCCTGACAAAGCTGCCACTGATACGTGCTACAACTCACTGCTTAGACTGTGCATACAGAGAGCTGGACAAGGAACTGCTCATATTATGGTGGCCTCTCATAACAAGCGAAGTATTCAGCATGCCCTTACATG CATGTCTGAAGTTGGGCTGAATCCATTCACAAGACAAGTGGTATTTGGGCAGTTACTAGGCATGTGCGACCACCTCACTCTACCACTCG GGCAAGCTGGATACCAAGCATACAAGTATGTGCCCTATGGCCCTGTCATGGAGGTCCTACCATATCTGGTGAGGAGAGCTCATGAGAACAGCTCTCTTATGAACAGTGTAAGTGCAGCAGAGGAACAAGCACTTGTCAGAACTGAACTCTTGAGAAGAATGAACCCTTTCGAGTAA
- the LOC135339416 gene encoding hydroxyproline dehydrogenase-like isoform X2 has product MRRAMRGLRWRSVERSHPTVDFSDTKKAYCLKSFSELLRHYLLYKMFGFKSLVRHSNKLLVWGETVLGRRLFEWTMHKTVYGQFVGGASLTTLRPCVDSLSKSGVHSILDYAVEEDVPDTVVMETRSLAAGQYQPVSRDTTMEASARTYMFVDETHCDDNKRNFLSCIRTAAELRLSQAVRGVEGVFRRLAGTHNVLCGQISVSSLQKGLRELGVSLSDCEVELLFEELDSDRSGAISYHEWLNRFQPSRSLHRLLRGSEELQAVLCVLNEEEVDQMKRMVDRARELAETAGECGVGLMVDAEQTYFQPAIRHIVVNILMPSYNVGAETVVYNTQQCYLKDAERSLLCDLALSDLSGFSYGVKLVRGAYLSQERSKAAMEGYPDPIWPDKAATDTCYNSLLRLCIQRAGQGTAHIMVASHNKRSIQHALTCMSEVGLNPFTRQVVFGQLLGMCDHLTLPLGQAGYQAYKYVPYGPVMEVLPYLVRRAHENSSLMNSVSAAEEQALVRTELLRRMNPFE; this is encoded by the exons ATGAGGAGAGCAATGAGGGGGCTGAGATGGAGGTCTGTAGAGAGGTCTCATCCAACAGTGGACTTCTCAGACACCAAGAAAGCATATTGTCTCAAGAGCTTCTCTGAATTGTTAAGACACTATTTACTCTACAAAATGTTTGGATTTAAGAGCCTTGTCCGGCACAGTAACAAG ttgctgGTGTGGGGTGAGACAGTGTTGGGGCGCAGGCTGTTTGAATGGACCATGCATAAGACAGTGTATGGGCAGTTTGTGGGAGGAGCCTCTCTTACCACCCTGAGACCTTGTGTGGATAGCCTCTCTAAATCTGGAGTTCATTCTATTCTAGACTATGCTGTTGAGGAGGATGTACCTGACACTGTCGTCATGGAAACCCGCTCATTGGCTGCTGGTCAGTATCAGCCAGTCAGTAGAGATACTACAATGGAGGCAAGTGCGCGTACATACATGTTTGTGGATGAGACACATTGTGATGATAACAAGAGGAACTTTCTGAGCTGTATAAGGACCGCAGCAGAG TTGCGTTTGAGTCAAGCTGTTCGAGGTGTTGAGGGAGTGTTTAGGAGATTGGCTGGTACACACAATGTCCTGTGTGGTCAGATAAGTGTCAGCTCATTACAGAAGGGACTAAGAGAGTTGGGA GTATCTCTGTCTGACTGTGAAGTGGAGCTCTTGTTTGAGGAACTAGACAGTGATCGTTCTGG GGCCATCTCGTACCATGAGTGGCTGAATCGGTTTCAGCCATCGCGATCGTTACATCGCCTCCTGAGAGGTAGTGAG gagttaCAGGCTGTGCTGTGCGTGCTGAATGAAGAGGAGGTGGACCAGATGAAGCGTATGGTGGATAGGGCCAGAGAACTAGCAGAGACTGCTGGAGAATGTGGGGTAGGACTAATGGTGGATGCAGAGCAGACATACTTTCAACCTGCTATTAGACACATTGTGGTCAATATCCTAATGCCCAGTTACAATGTTGGGGCTGAGACAGTGGTCTACAATACTCAGCAGTGTTATCTCAAG GATGCTGAGAGGAGTCTCCTGTGTGATCTTGCCCTCTCTGACTTGTCTGGTTTCTCTTATGGTGTCAAATTGGTTCGTGGAGCATACTTATCTCAAGAGCGGAGCAAAGCAGCAATGGAGGGCTATCCTGATCCCATCTGGCCTGACAAAGCTGCCACTGATACGTGCTACAACTCACTGCTTAGACTGTGCATACAGAGAGCTGGACAAGGAACTGCTCATATTATGGTGGCCTCTCATAACAAGCGAAGTATTCAGCATGCCCTTACATG CATGTCTGAAGTTGGGCTGAATCCATTCACAAGACAAGTGGTATTTGGGCAGTTACTAGGCATGTGCGACCACCTCACTCTACCACTCG GGCAAGCTGGATACCAAGCATACAAGTATGTGCCCTATGGCCCTGTCATGGAGGTCCTACCATATCTGGTGAGGAGAGCTCATGAGAACAGCTCTCTTATGAACAGTGTAAGTGCAGCAGAGGAACAAGCACTTGTCAGAACTGAACTCTTGAGAAGAATGAACCCTTTCGAGTAA
- the LOC135339422 gene encoding TRAF-type zinc finger domain-containing protein 1-like isoform X1, giving the protein MAKIKRMCSNCRGEIPIETFDLHEARCRKYCKYCSECGETVPLSELSAHESEAHIPKSCPQCNASVHPSQTEAHKEVCPQALVVCKYCELEKPRRYLPDHLDACGSRTQECDLCTLRVQLRDMEEHQTIKCGHLRAEPNLDPHTLEHLTFDSHTTCGSTMQEDEALALRLQEEEHRPHRTPHSPPHRTPHTDVELARLLQDEEVRRDKMFGRDLELAQQLQQEEGTHSTQPHYTQPPVGRDRMFGRDLELAQQLQQEEETHSTQPHYTQPPVGRDRMFGRDRELQLAQHLQEEGTHSTQPPLAGPPSVEEGLPCQFCYQLFPSQTLTLHQNSCCDSVERKSVPTAAADDDRPQAASYEQEEGIEEKLPCESCGQLFSFSTLHRHQVACSLHPPTQQ; this is encoded by the exons ATGGCCAAGATCAAGAGGATGTGTTCCAACTG TCGAGGTGAAATTCCAATAGAGACATTTGACCTTCACGAGGCACGCTGTAGGAAGTATTGCAAGTATTGTAGCGAGTGTGGTGAGACTGTACCTTTATCTGAGCTGTCTGCTCATGAGTCTGAGGCCCACATACCGAAGAGCTGCCCTCAGTGTAATGCCAGTGTTCATCCATCACAGACAGAAGCTCATAAG GAGGTGTGTCCACAAGCGCTGGTGGTGTGCAAGTATTGTGAGCTAGAGAAGCCACGGAGATATCTCCCCGATCATCTAGACGCTTGTGGGAGTAGGACTCAGGAATGTGACCTTTGCACCCTCAGAGTACAGCTCCGAGACATGGAG GAACACCAAACCATCAAATGTGGTCATCTGAGGGCCGAGCCAAACCTTGACCCTCACACCCTGGAGCACCTGACCTTTGACTCCCATACCACCTGTG GGTCCACTATGCAGGAGGATGAGGCATTAGCTCTTAGGTTACAAGAGGAGGAACACCGCCCTCAcaggaccccccacagtccccCTCACAGGACCCCACACACAGATGTAGAGTTGGCCAGATTGCTTCAAGATGAAGAGGTACGGAGAGACAAAATGTTCGGGAGAGATCTTGAGTTGGCACAGCAACTTCAGCAAGAGGAGGGgacacactccacacagcCACATTACACACAACCACCAGTTGGGAGGGACAGAATGTTCGGGAGAGATCTTGAGTTGGCACAGCAACTTCAGCAAGAGGAGGAgacacactccacacagcCACATTACACACAACCACCAGTTGGGAGGGACAGAATGTTCGGGAGAGATCGTGAGTTGCAATTGGCACAGCATCTCCAAGAGGAGGGGACACACTCCACACAACCACCACTTGCTGGGCCACCTTCAGTGGAGGAAGGTCTACCATGTCAGTTCTGTTATCAGCTCTTCCCTTCACAAACACTTACATTGCATCAG AACTCTTGCTGTGACTCAGTGGAGAGGAAAAGTGTGCCCACAGCTGCTGCTGATGATGACAGACCACAGGCTGCTAGTTATGAG CAGGAGGAGGGGATTGAGGAGAAGCTTCCTTGTGAGAGTTGTGGGCAACTATTCTCATTCTCCACTCTACACAGACACCAG gtggCCTGCTCcctacacccacccacccaacAGTGA
- the LOC135339422 gene encoding TRAF-type zinc finger domain-containing protein 1-like isoform X2 gives MAKIKRMCSNCRGEIPIETFDLHEARCRKYCKYCSECGETVPLSELSAHESEAHIPKSCPQCNASVHPSQTEAHKEVCPQALVVCKYCELEKPRRYLPDHLDACGSRTQECDLCTLRVQLRDMEEHQTIKCGHLRAEPNLDPHTLEHLTFDSHTTCGSTMQEDEALALRLQEEEHRPHRTPHSPPHRTPHTDVELARLLQDEEVRRDKMFGRDLELAQQLQQEEGTHSTQPHYTQPPVGRDRMFGRDLELAQQLQQEEETHSTQPHYTQPPVGRDRMFGRDRELQLAQHLQEEGTHSTQPPLAGPPSVEEGLPCQFCYQLFPSQTLTLHQNSCCDSVERKSVPTAAADDDRPQAASYEEEGIEEKLPCESCGQLFSFSTLHRHQVACSLHPPTQQ, from the exons ATGGCCAAGATCAAGAGGATGTGTTCCAACTG TCGAGGTGAAATTCCAATAGAGACATTTGACCTTCACGAGGCACGCTGTAGGAAGTATTGCAAGTATTGTAGCGAGTGTGGTGAGACTGTACCTTTATCTGAGCTGTCTGCTCATGAGTCTGAGGCCCACATACCGAAGAGCTGCCCTCAGTGTAATGCCAGTGTTCATCCATCACAGACAGAAGCTCATAAG GAGGTGTGTCCACAAGCGCTGGTGGTGTGCAAGTATTGTGAGCTAGAGAAGCCACGGAGATATCTCCCCGATCATCTAGACGCTTGTGGGAGTAGGACTCAGGAATGTGACCTTTGCACCCTCAGAGTACAGCTCCGAGACATGGAG GAACACCAAACCATCAAATGTGGTCATCTGAGGGCCGAGCCAAACCTTGACCCTCACACCCTGGAGCACCTGACCTTTGACTCCCATACCACCTGTG GGTCCACTATGCAGGAGGATGAGGCATTAGCTCTTAGGTTACAAGAGGAGGAACACCGCCCTCAcaggaccccccacagtccccCTCACAGGACCCCACACACAGATGTAGAGTTGGCCAGATTGCTTCAAGATGAAGAGGTACGGAGAGACAAAATGTTCGGGAGAGATCTTGAGTTGGCACAGCAACTTCAGCAAGAGGAGGGgacacactccacacagcCACATTACACACAACCACCAGTTGGGAGGGACAGAATGTTCGGGAGAGATCTTGAGTTGGCACAGCAACTTCAGCAAGAGGAGGAgacacactccacacagcCACATTACACACAACCACCAGTTGGGAGGGACAGAATGTTCGGGAGAGATCGTGAGTTGCAATTGGCACAGCATCTCCAAGAGGAGGGGACACACTCCACACAACCACCACTTGCTGGGCCACCTTCAGTGGAGGAAGGTCTACCATGTCAGTTCTGTTATCAGCTCTTCCCTTCACAAACACTTACATTGCATCAG AACTCTTGCTGTGACTCAGTGGAGAGGAAAAGTGTGCCCACAGCTGCTGCTGATGATGACAGACCACAGGCTGCTAGTTATGAG GAGGAGGGGATTGAGGAGAAGCTTCCTTGTGAGAGTTGTGGGCAACTATTCTCATTCTCCACTCTACACAGACACCAG gtggCCTGCTCcctacacccacccacccaacAGTGA